A window from Theobroma cacao cultivar B97-61/B2 chromosome 3, Criollo_cocoa_genome_V2, whole genome shotgun sequence encodes these proteins:
- the LOC18606423 gene encoding protein STAY-GREEN, chloroplastic — protein MGTLTFAPVLPTTKPRPSVFEQNRSFFVSKRRSKKKNQAIVPVARLFGPAIFEASKLKVLFLGVDDGKHPGKLPRTYTLTHSDITSKLTLAISQTINNSQLQGWSNKLYRDEVVAEWKKVKGKMSLHVHCHISGGHFLLDLCARLRYFIFCKELPVVLKAFVHGDGNLLKNYPELQEALVWVYFHSNIPEFNRVECWGPLVGAGGPWSGDDGTEQVRKQEISLCNWVLPEPCQENCSCCFPPLSSIPWSQKLPRENEQHGTQQGMPLTNLNTIE, from the exons ATGGGAACTTTGACTTTTGCTCCCGTACTACCTACTACAAAGCCAAGACCTTCTGTGTTTGAACAGAACAGATCTTTTTTTGTGTCTAAAAGAAGATCCAAGAAGAAGAACCAAGCTATTGTTCCT GTAGCAAGGTTGTTCGGGCCGGCTATTTTCGAGGCATCAAAGCTAAAGGTTTTGTTTTTAGGAGTTGATGATGGGAAGCATCCAGGGAAGCTACCTAGGACCTACACCCTTACACATAGTGACATAACCTCTAAACTTACTTTAGCAATCTCACAGACCATAAACAACTCTCAG TTGCAGGGTTGGTCAAACAAATTATACAGAGACGAAGTGGTGGCAGAATGGAAGAAAGTGAAGGGAAAGATGTCTTTACATGTCCACTGTCACATAAGCGGAGGCCATTTCCTCTTGGACTTGTGTGCTAGACTTAGATACTTCATCTTCTGCAAAGAACTCCCTGTG gTATTGAAGGCGTTTGTTCATGGAGATGGCAATTTGCTCAAAAACTACCCGGAATTACAGGAGGCTTTGGTTTGGGTTTACTTTCACTCAAACATTCCAGAATTCAACAGAGTAGAGTGCTGGGGTCCGCTCGTGGGAGCTGGAGGACCTTGGAGCGGGGATGATGGGACCGAACAAGTAAGAAAGCAAGAAATCTCGCTATGTAATTGGGTGTTGCCCGAGCCCTGCCAAGAGAACTGCAGCTGTTGTTTTCCACCTCTGAGTTCGATCCCATGGTCACAAAAGCTTCCCAGAGAAAATGAACAACATGGGACCCAGCAGGGGATGCCGCTAACAAATCTGAACACTATAGAATGA
- the LOC18606420 gene encoding expansin-A7: MASSSSNSWSWCFRLFSLTLTTLAIISKPSVAAPIFRPSPWALAHATFYGDETASETMGGACGYGNLFSNGYGTDTAALSTTLFNNGFACGTCYQIKCVQSSWCYSGVPFTTVTATNLCPPSWAQDSNNGGWCNPPRAHFDMSKPAFMKIAQWKAGIVPVMYRRVPCIRPGGLRFSFQGNGYWLLVYVMNVGGGGDIQNMWVKGSRTGWISMSHNWGASYQAFATLGGQSLSFKLTSYTTKETIIAWNVAPANWNVGLTYSTNLNFH, translated from the exons AtggcttcttcttcttctaattCATGGTCCTGGTGCTTTAGGCTCTTTTCGTTGACACTTACAACGTTGGCCATCATCAGCAAACCTTCTGTTGCTGCTCCAATTTTCCGGCCAAGCCCTTGGGCCCTTGCCCATGCCACCTTTTATGGCGATGAAACCGCCTCCGAGACAATGG GAGGAGCTTGCGGATATGGGAATTTGTTTTCCAATGGTTACGGTACGGACACAGCTGCTCTGAGCACAACATTGTTCAACAATGGGTTTGCTTGCGGGACTTGCTACCAGATAAAATGTGTCCAGTCATCTTGGTGCTACAGTGGGGTTCCTTTCACCACAGTAACTGCTACCAACCTTTGCCCTCCAAGTTGGGCCCAAGACTCCAACAATGGTGGCTGGTGCAACCCTCCTCGAGCCCACTTTGACATGTCCAAGCCCGCTTTCATGAAAATTGCTCAGTGGAAGGCTGGCATTGTCCCTGTCATGTACCGAAG GGTACCGTGCATAAGGCCAGGCGGGCTTAGGTTCTCTTTCCAAGGAAATGGGTACTGGTTGTTGGTGTATGTGATGAATGTAGGAGGAGGTGGTGACATTCAAAACATGTGGGTTAAAGGAAGCAGAACAGGGTGGATCAGCATGAGCCATAACTGGGGAGCATCATACCAGGCATTTGCAACTCTCGGAGGCCAATCTCTTTCCTTCAAGCTCACTTCATACACAACCAAGGAGACCATCATAGCTTGGAATGTTGCACCTGCAAATTGGAATGTAGGATTGACTTACAGCACAAATCTGAACTTCCATTAA
- the LOC18606422 gene encoding protein FIZZY-RELATED 2 — protein sequence MDDPPISNQRSQSASSSTPRLNLPLRMSDSSLHLENLPSRIMHINRMINSNYNRSPSRTIYSDRFIPSRSGSNFALFDISNSPTSAEGKEDGSGTYNSLLRAALFGPETPDKKDSSGLPACRNIFRYKTETKRSLHSLSPFGLEESIPGISHSPVKAPRKVPRSPYKVLDAPALQDDFYLNLVDWSSNNVLAVGLGNCVYLWNACSSKVTKLCDLGIDDSVCSVGWAQRGTHLAVGTSNGKVQIWDASRCRTVRTMEGHRLRVGALAWSSSLLSSGSRDKSILQRDIRAQDDFVSKLSGHKSEVCGLKWSYDNRELASGGNDNKLFVWNQHSTQPVLKYCEHTAAVKAIAWSPHLHGLLASGGGTADRCIRFWNTTTNTHLSCMDTGSQVCNLVWSKNVNELVSTHGYSQNQIIVWRYPTMSKLATLTGHTYRVLYLAISPDGQTIVTGAGDETLRFWNVFPSPKSQNTDSEIGASSFGRTTIR from the exons ATGGACGATCCTCCGATAAGCAATCAACGTAGCCAATCAGCTTCATCATCAACTCCTCGTCTCAACCTTCCGTTGAGAATGTCCGACTCTTCCCTCCATCTCGAAAACCTTCCGTCTCGGATAATGCACATCAACCGTATGATCAACTCCAACTACAACCGCTCTCCGTCGCGCACAATTTACTCCGATAGGTTCATTCCCAGCAGATCCGGATCCAATTTCGCCCTATTCGACATCTCAAATTCTCCTACATCGGCCGAAGGAAAAGAAGACGGTTCCGGTACTTATAACAGTCTTTTACGCGCCGCGCTTTTTGGACCCGAAACGCCCGATAAGAAGGATTCATCGGGCCTTCCAGCTTGCCGGAACATTTTCCGGTACAAGACTGAAACTAAACGGTCATTACACTCGCTTTCGCCTTTTGGCCTTGAGGAGTCGATCCCCGGGATCAGCCATAGCCCCGTTAAAGCTCCCAGGAAGGTTCCTAGATCACCTTACAAG GTTTTGGATGCACCTGCATTGCAagatgatttttatttgaatttggtgGATTGGTCTTCAAACAATGTGTTGGCCGTGGGGTTGGGGAATTGTGTTTATTTGTGGAATGCTTGTAGTAGTAAGGTTACGAAGTTGTGTGATTTGGGGATCGATGATAGTGTTTGTTCAGTTGGTTGGGCTCAACGTGGAACTCATCTTGCAGTTGGAACTAGCAATGGGAAAGTTCAg ATTTGGGATGCATCTCGCTGCCGGACGGTAAGAACAATGGAGGGGCATCGATTACGTGTCGGGGCCTTAGCTTGGAGCTCTTCCTTATTATCTTCTGGTAGTCGTGACAAGAGCATTCTTCAAAGGGATATACGTGCTCAGGATGATTTTGTTAGTAAACTTTCTGGACACAAGTCAGAG GTTTGTGGACTGAAGTGGTCTTATGATAATCGTGAACTAGCATCAGGTGGAAATGACAACAAA CTTTTTGTTTGGAATCAACATTCCACTCAACCTGTATTGAAATACTGTGAGCATACTGCTGCTGTGAAAGCAATTGCATGGTCTCCCCATCTTCACGGGCTTCTTGCATCTGGAGGTGGTACGGCTGATCGATGTATTCGATTCTGGAATACAACCACTAACACACACTTGAGCTGCATGGACACTGGCAGTCAg GTATGCAATCTTGTGTGGTCAAAGAATGTCAATGAACTCGTCAGCACTCATGGATACTCTCAAAACCAGATAATTGTCTGGAGATACCCTACCATGTCAAAG CTGGCTACTCTTACGGGCCACACGTATAGAGTTCTCTATCTGGCAATCTCGCCTGATGGACAG ACGATAGTTACTGGGGCTGGAGATGAGACACTAAGGTTTTGGAATGTGTTCCCTTCCCCTAAATCTCAG AACACTGATAGCGAAATAGGAGCATCATCTTTTGGAAGAACCACAATTCGGTAA
- the LOC18606421 gene encoding uncharacterized protein LOC18606421, producing MGSLFSLTLIILSWASLLLMKAEAEGIRSARLLDLLIRDYTVKSFDRHLRTGIVHTVHLPANFSGIKVDIARFRCGSLHRYGAQVKEFHLGSGTTVQPCAERVMVVRQNLGHNWSSIYYANYDLSGYQLVSPVLGLLAYNAGSDVSFGSPFQLGILAREKPIKIDFSNFTKASNMTGIRLFCASFEGDGKVTMKNQVSPNVCFATRHGHFGLVIESPPSLPVRKKISRWKVVVGSSIGAALGAFLLGLLFVAMFVKVKKKARMEELERRAYEEEALQVSMVGHIRAPTASITRTTPTIEHEYIPYPS from the coding sequence ATGggctctctcttctctctcacATTGATAATTCTTTCATGGGCATCATTACTATTGATGAAAGCTGAAGCTGAAGGGATCAGATCAGCTCGCCTTCTTGATCTTCTCATTAGGGACTACACAGTAAAGTCCTTTGACAGGCACTTGAGAACAGGCATTGTACACACTGTACATTTACCTGCAAATTTCTCTGGCATCAAAGTCGACATAGCAAGGTTCAGATGTGGAAGTCTCCACAGATATGGCGCACAAGTTAAGGAATTTCATCTGGGAAGTGGGACGACTGTACAGCCTTGTGCAGAGAGAGTCATGGTAGTTAGACAAAACTTGGGTCATAATTGGTCATCGATATATTATGCTAACTATGATCTATCAGGTTACCAGCTTGTGTCACCTGTATTAGGCCTTCTGGCTTATAATGCTGGCAGCGATGTGAGTTTTGGTAGCCCTTTTCAGCTTGGGATTCTTGCCAGAGAAAAAccaattaaaatagatttcagCAACTTCACAAAGGCATCCAACATGACAGGAATCAGGCTGTTCTGTGCTAGTTTTGAAGGAGATGGCAAAGTAACAATGAAAAACCAAGTATCACCCAATGTTTGTTTTGCAACCAGGCATGGCCATTTTGGTTTGGTCATTGAGTCACCGCCATCACTGCCTGTGAGGAAGAAGATTAGCAGATGGAAAGTGGTGGTTGGCAGCTCAATTGGAGCTGCATTGGGTGCTTTCCTCTTGGGGTTGCTTTTTGTGGCAATGTTCGTTAAGGTGAAGAAGAAAGCAAGAATGGAGGAGTTGGAGAGGAGAGCATATGAAGAGGAAGCTCTTCAAGTTTCCATGGTTGGACATATCAGGGCTCCGACAGCATCTATTACTCGAACGACGCCTACAATCGAACATGAGTACATACCTTATCCTTCTTGA